One genomic window of Musa acuminata AAA Group cultivar baxijiao unplaced genomic scaffold, Cavendish_Baxijiao_AAA HiC_scaffold_1137, whole genome shotgun sequence includes the following:
- the LOC135670946 gene encoding WAT1-related protein At5g07050-like, which yields MDRRSNLFRSCKPYLAMISLQFGYAGMNIISKVSLNHGMSHYVLVVYRHAFATLSIAPFALIFERNVRPKITFPIFLQIFVLGLLGPVIDQNFYYVGLTLTSPTFSCALSNMLPAMTFVLAVICRMEKLHMRKVRCQAKVAGTLVTVAGAMLMTLYKGPIMEMGWAKHADPHQGNVPAAAADGTDKDWLKGCVFVIIATLAWASLFILQAATMKKYDAPLSLTSLICFMGTLQAIAVTLIMEHKPSVWRIGFDMNLLAAAYAGIVTSSIAYYVQSLVMQDRGPVFASAFSPLMMIIVAIMGSFILAENIYLGGVVGAVLIVVGLYSVLWGKHKDNKEKKPEAMDIPLAVKGTMKLDEDELETSKANNSVAENSVKTNKEEP from the exons ATGGATCGCCGCAGCAATCTCTTCCGATCCTGCAAGCCTTACCTCGCCATGATCTCCCTCCAGTTCGGATACGCCGGCATGAACATCATCAGCAAGGTCTCCCTCAACCACGGCATGAGCCACTACGTCCTCGTCGTCTACCGCCACGCCTTCGCCACCCTCTCCATCGCCCCCTTCGCCCTCATCTTCGAGAG GAACGTTCGACCCAAGATCACGTTCCCCATCTTCTTGCAGATATTCGTGCTCGGTCTCCTCGG GCCGGTGATCGACCAGAACTTCTACTACGTCGGGCTCACGCTCACCTCGCCGACCTTCTCCTGCGCCTTGAGCAACATGCTGCCTGCGATGACCTTCGTGCTCGCCGTCATCTGCAG GATGGAGAAGTTGCACATGAGGAAGGTGAGATGCCAGGCCAAGGTGGCGGGGACTCTTGTGACGGTAGCTGGAGCGATGCTGATGACGCTGTACAAGGGACCGATCATGGAGATGGGATGGGCAAAGCATGCAGATCCACACCAAGGCAACGTGCCGGCCGCCGCGGCCGATGGCACCGACAAGGACTGGCTCAAAGGCTGCGTCTTCGTCATCATCGCCACTCTGGCTTGGGCTTCTCTCTTCATCCTTCAG GCAGCAACCATGAAGAAATACGATGCTCCCCTCTCCCTCACCTCGCTTATATGCTTCATGGGCACTCTGCAAGCCATTGCTGTGACCTTGATCATGGAGCACAAGCCTTCCGTTTGGAGGATAGGCTTCGACATGAACCTTCTTGCTGCTGCTTATGCC GGGATCGTGACATCAAGCATTGCCTACTACGTCCAGAGTTTGGTGATGCAGGACAGAGGGCCGGTGTTTGCCTCTGCCTTCAGCCCTCTAATGATGATAATTGTAGCAATAATGGGCTCCTTCATCCTCGCTGAGAATATCTATTTGGGAGG AGTGGTCGGAGCAGTCCTCATAGTTGTCGGCCTCTACTCTGTTCTTTGGGGCAAGCACAAGGACAACAAGGAGAAGAAGCCGGAAGCCATGGATATACCACTAGCAGTGAAGGGGACAATGAAGCTGGATGAAGATGAGCTGGAGACGAGTAAAGCCAACAACTCGGTAGCAGAGAACTCCGTGAAGACCAACAAGGAGGAGCCATAG